One genomic segment of candidate division KSB1 bacterium includes these proteins:
- a CDS encoding four helix bundle protein, producing the protein MEQEKRITFHDLVVWQRSHQLTLEIFRATKKFPKEERDGLAAELRKAIAAVPANIAAGFRCRIQPEKLRLYSESLSALERARYYLILARDLGLLKEFEALWNLGEEVGRMLSRLVRSARPQQNRGQQ; encoded by the coding sequence ATGGAACAAGAAAAGAGGATTACTTTCCACGACCTGGTTGTGTGGCAAAGGAGCCACCAACTCACTTTGGAGATATTCAGAGCCACGAAGAAATTCCCCAAGGAAGAACGCGACGGCCTGGCTGCGGAGCTGCGCAAGGCGATTGCCGCCGTGCCGGCCAACATTGCCGCAGGGTTCCGCTGCAGGATCCAGCCGGAAAAGCTGCGCCTCTACAGCGAGAGCCTGTCAGCCTTGGAGCGTGCCCGCTACTACCTCATCCTGGCGCGCGACTTGGGATTGCTCAAGGAGTTTGAGGCGCTCTGGAATCTCGGCGAGGAGGTGGGCCGGATGCTGAGTCGCCTGGTGCGCTCGGCGCGGCCCCAGCAGAATCGCGGCCAGCAGTAA
- a CDS encoding isoaspartyl peptidase/L-asparaginase translates to MLNRAGDSYGCKEQEVKPAIIVHGGAWDIPDDAVEAHREGCRKAVAAGWAVLDGGGSALDAVQAAVALMEDDPTFDAGYGAALNAAGEVELDAMLMDGATLRAGAVAAVRFVRNPIMLARAVMEYSQHVLVVGEGAWHFAANQGMALCSPEELVVAREQERYRRLRNQDSLSTRDFFASQPRGTVGAVAIDWHGHLAAATSTGGTPLKLPGRVGDSALIGCGTYADDATGAVSASGWGEAIMRVVLAKTICDLMGAGFDSREAVAEGVAILGRKVQGLGGAIAINPRGQLGWAFNTPRMAFAYKVHGGAIVTGI, encoded by the coding sequence GTGCTCAATAGAGCCGGCGATAGTTATGGGTGCAAGGAGCAAGAGGTGAAACCGGCGATCATCGTACATGGAGGTGCATGGGACATCCCCGACGATGCCGTTGAAGCGCATCGTGAGGGGTGTCGCAAGGCCGTTGCCGCAGGATGGGCTGTGCTCGATGGTGGGGGGAGTGCCTTGGATGCAGTCCAGGCGGCAGTGGCGCTCATGGAAGACGATCCGACCTTTGACGCGGGCTATGGTGCGGCGCTCAATGCCGCTGGCGAGGTGGAGTTAGACGCCATGCTCATGGACGGCGCGACTTTGCGGGCGGGAGCGGTGGCTGCGGTACGCTTCGTGCGGAACCCAATCATGCTCGCGCGAGCGGTCATGGAGTACAGCCAGCACGTCCTGGTGGTGGGTGAGGGGGCATGGCATTTTGCCGCCAACCAGGGAATGGCCCTCTGCTCGCCAGAGGAACTGGTAGTGGCGCGGGAGCAGGAACGCTATCGGCGCCTGCGCAACCAGGACTCGTTGTCAACCCGCGATTTCTTTGCGAGTCAGCCGCGCGGGACCGTCGGTGCGGTAGCCATCGACTGGCATGGGCACTTGGCAGCAGCCACCTCCACCGGCGGCACGCCCCTCAAACTGCCCGGCAGAGTGGGCGACTCGGCCCTCATCGGCTGCGGCACCTACGCCGACGATGCCACAGGGGCGGTGTCAGCCAGCGGCTGGGGCGAGGCGATCATGCGCGTCGTCCTCGCCAAGACCATCTGCGACCTCATGGGAGCCGGCTTCGACAGCAGGGAGGCGGTGGCCGAAGGGGTTGCCATTCTCGGCAGGAAGGTGCAAGGACTGGGGGGCGCCATCGCCATCAACCCGCGAGGACAGCTCGGCTGGGCCTTCAATACCCCGCGCATGGCCTTCGCCTACAAAGTGCACGGCGGTGCCATAGTGACCGGCATCTGA
- a CDS encoding sodium:solute symporter family protein: protein MVWYLYVILGYLLVLTVLNFYRAGRVKTQDDMMVAGRSLNTTKMVFTLVCTWIGSGTFIAGAEYAYKAGWSSLWLPAGAWVGIAIIYFLAGKIRTFGQYTVGDILEERYGKFARLFGAIALIIAFTTIVSYQFRAGGYILNVITDGRVSVEVGQALAAGFVILFVALGGMVAVAHTDLPNGIIIVLACCVATPFTVAAAGGWKAAAQTLPPGHMAVFSPDFGQYPVLKALSYCLATMLLLLGVQSMYQKFYSAGSAREARKAVVFWILGTIVVETVVVVIAIYGAAYFWGKGIDPASVVLQAARHMVPAPVGLFLLAAACAVVISTGMNYLLSPTTSIMRDIYQRFLNPQAEQKRMVALQKTFIVILGLCAFLMIFVPTVLHLPISVLKYSYFAYTMYGVAITPALIAALAWKRATKAGGVTSIVAGAVVALVLEVVIPYAFPSVLKGGDPWGIPSIYPAFLASFLGLVVVSLLTPPPSKASLAKLFPEKS from the coding sequence ATGGTCTGGTATCTGTACGTCATCTTGGGCTATCTGCTGGTGCTGACTGTGCTCAACTTCTACCGGGCAGGGCGGGTGAAGACGCAGGACGACATGATGGTGGCCGGGCGTAGCCTAAACACCACGAAGATGGTCTTTACCCTGGTCTGTACCTGGATCGGTTCCGGCACCTTCATTGCCGGCGCCGAGTATGCATACAAGGCGGGATGGAGTTCGCTCTGGCTGCCTGCCGGAGCGTGGGTGGGCATTGCGATCATCTACTTCCTTGCCGGCAAAATCCGCACGTTCGGGCAGTACACGGTGGGCGACATCTTGGAGGAGCGCTATGGCAAGTTTGCCCGCCTGTTCGGGGCGATTGCCCTCATCATCGCCTTCACGACCATCGTCTCCTACCAGTTCCGGGCGGGTGGTTACATTCTCAACGTGATCACTGATGGGAGAGTGAGCGTGGAGGTGGGCCAGGCGCTGGCCGCCGGCTTTGTGATTCTTTTTGTCGCCTTGGGCGGCATGGTGGCGGTGGCTCACACCGACCTGCCGAACGGCATCATCATTGTGCTGGCTTGCTGCGTGGCGACACCCTTCACCGTGGCCGCCGCCGGAGGATGGAAAGCCGCCGCCCAGACGCTCCCACCAGGGCACATGGCGGTCTTTTCTCCTGACTTTGGCCAGTACCCTGTCCTGAAGGCGCTCAGCTACTGCCTTGCCACCATGCTCCTGTTGCTCGGGGTCCAAAGCATGTACCAGAAATTCTACAGTGCCGGCAGCGCAAGGGAGGCGCGCAAGGCGGTGGTCTTCTGGATTCTGGGCACGATCGTGGTGGAGACCGTGGTGGTGGTGATTGCCATCTACGGCGCGGCCTATTTCTGGGGCAAGGGGATCGATCCTGCCTCGGTGGTGCTGCAGGCGGCCCGGCACATGGTGCCGGCACCCGTGGGACTTTTCCTCTTGGCAGCAGCGTGTGCCGTCGTCATCTCCACGGGCATGAACTACCTGCTCTCGCCGACTACCAGCATCATGCGCGACATCTATCAGCGTTTTCTCAACCCGCAGGCAGAGCAAAAGCGGATGGTTGCTCTGCAAAAGACCTTCATTGTCATCTTAGGCTTGTGCGCGTTCCTAATGATCTTTGTCCCCACGGTCCTCCATCTGCCCATTTCGGTGCTCAAGTATTCCTACTTTGCCTACACCATGTACGGTGTGGCCATTACGCCGGCGCTGATCGCAGCACTGGCGTGGAAACGTGCCACCAAGGCGGGCGGCGTGACCTCCATCGTGGCAGGGGCAGTGGTGGCGCTGGTTCTCGAGGTGGTGATTCCTTACGCCTTTCCCTCGGTGCTCAAAGGTGGCGACCCGTGGGGCATTCCCAGCATATATCCGGCGTTTCTGGCCTCTTTCCTTGGTCTGGTGGTGGTGAGCCTGCTGACCCCGCCGCCAAGCAAGGCGAGCCTGGCCAAGCTCTTTCCAGAAAAATCCTGA
- a CDS encoding dipeptidyl peptidase 3, whose translation MAGKATYSLGAIVLAVLLVACGGNQRRYFLERVGNTQIVQMYADGFERLPLQQKVLAYHLCEAAIAGRDIMYDQNHRHALEIRRMLEQIILHPQGIEQPLLDRIVHYAKLVWINNGHYYSRSFAKFVPDFTPEELLAAARIAVRNGASIQGAEGESLEALIERLRPTIFDPAYEPFKTNKTPGPGQDILTASANNLYEGVTLAEVERFAERYPLNSRLVKRDGQLVEEVYRVGTDSIPPGRYAAELAAVVSHLERAEAVAEGAQRQALRHLIAYYRTGDVREFYNFYLLWVRDDPLVDTINGFVETYLDARAVKGAWEGIVFFVDEETTAKMRALAAAAQYFEDRAPWDEAFKKQGVHPPVASAIKVLTQTGDQGPIGWAGINLPNEQWIREQHGSKSITLQNMIAARRRAQSEALLREFCATSGELRRAKKWGDQAADACLALHEVVGHGSGKADPALGRDPSDFLREYYSTLEEARADLMALWNIFDPKLVEIGLVSNSEEVGKAAYDDYARDDLTLLRLYPHATTIEEDHDRAAHLIVSYLRATTDAIALERKGGKSYLRVRHYAAMHAGVGRLLAEIMRIKAQGDYQAARALVTTYGSSLDPVLRDEVVARFAKLDLPTYTAYVNPELSLVTDANGKPIDVMVTYPCDFLGQMLRYAGYPR comes from the coding sequence TTGGCTGGCAAAGCGACGTACTCGTTAGGCGCCATCGTGTTGGCGGTGCTCCTCGTGGCGTGTGGGGGCAACCAACGCCGCTATTTCCTCGAACGGGTGGGGAACACGCAGATCGTGCAGATGTATGCGGACGGATTCGAGCGTCTGCCCCTGCAGCAGAAAGTGCTCGCCTACCACCTCTGTGAGGCGGCCATCGCCGGGCGCGACATCATGTACGACCAGAATCACCGCCACGCCCTGGAGATCCGCCGCATGCTCGAGCAGATCATCCTCCACCCGCAGGGCATCGAGCAGCCGCTCTTGGATCGCATCGTGCATTATGCCAAGCTGGTGTGGATCAACAATGGCCACTACTACAGCCGGTCGTTTGCCAAGTTCGTGCCCGACTTTACCCCCGAGGAGCTGCTTGCCGCCGCGCGCATCGCCGTGCGCAATGGCGCCTCGATCCAGGGTGCAGAGGGCGAATCGTTGGAGGCACTGATAGAACGCCTGCGCCCAACCATCTTTGACCCGGCTTATGAGCCTTTCAAGACCAACAAGACGCCGGGACCTGGTCAGGACATCCTGACCGCCAGCGCCAACAACCTGTACGAAGGCGTCACGCTGGCCGAGGTGGAGCGGTTTGCCGAGCGCTACCCGCTCAACTCTCGCCTGGTGAAGAGAGATGGACAGTTGGTGGAGGAGGTCTACCGGGTTGGCACCGACAGCATTCCGCCTGGACGCTATGCTGCCGAGTTGGCGGCGGTCGTTTCCCATTTGGAGCGGGCAGAGGCCGTGGCGGAGGGAGCACAACGTCAGGCGTTGCGGCACCTGATCGCCTACTACCGGACCGGCGACGTCCGGGAGTTCTACAACTTTTACCTGCTATGGGTGCGCGACGACCCGCTCGTGGATACCATCAATGGCTTTGTGGAGACCTACCTTGACGCGCGTGCGGTGAAGGGCGCCTGGGAAGGGATCGTCTTCTTTGTCGACGAGGAGACCACGGCGAAGATGCGCGCCTTGGCGGCTGCGGCCCAGTATTTCGAAGATCGTGCGCCTTGGGACGAAGCTTTCAAGAAGCAGGGCGTGCACCCGCCGGTAGCAAGTGCCATCAAGGTGCTCACGCAGACCGGGGATCAAGGACCTATCGGCTGGGCGGGCATCAACTTGCCCAATGAGCAGTGGATCCGCGAGCAACATGGCAGCAAGAGCATCACCTTGCAGAACATGATTGCCGCGCGGCGCCGTGCCCAATCGGAAGCCTTGCTGCGTGAGTTCTGCGCCACAAGCGGCGAACTGCGACGCGCCAAGAAGTGGGGAGACCAGGCGGCCGACGCCTGCCTGGCGCTGCACGAAGTGGTCGGCCATGGCAGTGGCAAAGCAGACCCGGCTCTGGGCAGGGACCCCTCCGACTTTCTCAGGGAGTACTACTCGACGCTGGAGGAGGCCCGCGCGGACCTAATGGCACTGTGGAACATCTTCGACCCCAAGCTGGTGGAGATCGGCCTGGTGAGCAATTCTGAGGAAGTCGGCAAGGCTGCCTACGACGACTATGCGCGCGATGACCTGACCCTGCTCCGCCTGTACCCGCACGCCACGACCATCGAAGAGGACCACGACCGCGCCGCCCACTTGATCGTCAGCTACCTGCGTGCCACCACCGACGCCATCGCCTTGGAGCGCAAAGGGGGGAAGAGCTACTTGCGCGTGAGGCACTATGCGGCGATGCATGCCGGCGTGGGGCGCCTCTTGGCCGAGATCATGCGCATCAAGGCGCAAGGGGACTATCAGGCGGCCCGGGCGCTAGTCACCACCTACGGCAGCTCTCTCGATCCTGTGCTGCGCGATGAGGTAGTGGCGCGTTTTGCCAAGCTCGACTTGCCCACCTACACTGCCTACGTGAATCCTGAGTTGTCCCTGGTCACCGACGCGAATGGCAAGCCCATAGATGTCATGGTGACCTATCCTTGTGATTTCCTGGGCCAGATGCTGCGCTACGCGGGCTACCCGCGGTAG
- a CDS encoding DUF5686 and carboxypeptidase regulatory-like domain-containing protein has product MSRLHALIAFCLFAVGEAHTLAQEVRIHGTVRDARTGEALPLANVWIEGTYRGTTSNAQGQYSLLIPHVPATVQVRYIGYHSERIVVTAATPELVDIHLRPTVVELPPVVVTSEDPAVAIMREVIRRKQQWRGKLRTFAAEAFSRFSVSNDTAMVMILESTSRLFWDGTRGSREVVTSRIQTSNVPKEAMIFAVGFPNFYDDDVEVLGNKFVGVTSPEALDHYRFVLLGRRGMDQGIIYDIAVSPKTQLQPCFSGTLAVLDSAYALVGAELQPGNALQLPFPVEEWQVQLRQHFHSFGQEFWLPVDMQEHGEVRVGVPGLRFPTIKYDRLARLTDYQVNVPLPDSLYARRRVVSLDSLVVQQDTLLARGVRAVPLTEPELVAYQRVDSTWTLQQQFRPKGPLARLVKASVRAESREGSERSEAAETRATRRKSNRGSVLPDLRYDRVDGLHLGAVYQSRPAKGWQVQGGGGYKTGLRQWSYQLAFAAPAGKNTQAWVRHLHDTASRPAGSLYPRVFNSLLNLFGAADYFDYFWLTGTTVGLTHRVRRWDLAMEVAVAAERHSSAAKQTDFALLSPRRCQHPNPLVDEGRLGSVRFKLTVGGLGSAWSVTSHKGLQVEVERCLRGLFGSDFSFTSYRVEAAYATSTFVRRRLLPNRLDLRLVAGMIEGLAPRQRLGTIEGRLAFLSPFGGLRTLHGWYEGKKYLGLSWEHNFRTVPFELLDLRWLVDQGIGLLVHGGAARTWRGDSSFREGEGHFSAGFHQELGLSLSGLLGFLRCDVTRRLDRSAWAVGLSLARLY; this is encoded by the coding sequence ATGAGCAGACTCCACGCGCTCATAGCGTTTTGTCTTTTCGCAGTGGGGGAAGCTCACACTCTTGCGCAAGAAGTCCGCATTCATGGCACGGTCCGCGACGCCCGCACAGGAGAGGCGCTCCCCCTGGCGAATGTTTGGATTGAGGGCACCTACCGCGGCACCACCAGCAATGCCCAGGGCCAGTACAGCCTGCTGATCCCGCACGTGCCTGCCACTGTGCAAGTCCGCTACATCGGGTACCACTCTGAGCGCATTGTGGTCACTGCCGCTACGCCGGAGCTTGTGGATATCCATTTGCGGCCGACAGTGGTGGAATTGCCGCCGGTAGTGGTCACCAGTGAGGATCCGGCAGTGGCCATCATGCGCGAGGTGATCCGGCGCAAACAGCAGTGGCGCGGCAAACTGCGCACCTTTGCCGCTGAGGCATTTTCGCGATTCTCGGTCTCCAATGACACAGCTATGGTCATGATCCTGGAGAGCACCTCGCGCCTGTTTTGGGACGGCACGCGAGGCTCGCGCGAGGTGGTCACTTCCCGTATCCAAACGAGCAATGTCCCCAAGGAGGCGATGATCTTCGCCGTCGGTTTTCCCAACTTTTACGATGATGACGTCGAGGTTTTGGGGAACAAGTTCGTGGGCGTGACCAGTCCAGAAGCACTTGACCATTATCGGTTTGTCCTGTTGGGGCGCCGGGGGATGGACCAAGGGATCATCTACGACATTGCGGTGAGCCCCAAGACTCAGCTGCAACCGTGCTTCTCTGGCACCCTCGCGGTTCTGGACTCTGCCTATGCCTTGGTTGGGGCAGAGCTGCAGCCGGGCAATGCCCTGCAGTTGCCGTTCCCGGTGGAAGAGTGGCAGGTGCAGTTGCGACAACATTTTCACAGCTTCGGGCAGGAGTTCTGGTTGCCGGTGGACATGCAGGAGCACGGCGAGGTGCGCGTTGGGGTGCCGGGCCTTCGCTTCCCGACGATAAAGTACGACCGCCTGGCCAGGCTCACCGACTACCAGGTCAATGTGCCCCTGCCGGATAGTCTCTACGCCAGGCGACGCGTGGTATCCCTTGACTCGTTGGTGGTTCAGCAGGACACGCTCTTGGCGCGCGGGGTGAGAGCGGTGCCCCTCACCGAGCCGGAGCTGGTGGCCTACCAGCGGGTGGACAGCACATGGACCCTGCAGCAGCAGTTCCGTCCGAAGGGGCCGCTGGCCAGGCTGGTGAAGGCCTCCGTACGGGCAGAATCACGGGAAGGGTCTGAGCGCAGCGAAGCCGCTGAGACCAGGGCGACCAGGCGGAAAAGCAACCGTGGTAGCGTGCTCCCCGACCTGCGCTACGATCGCGTCGACGGACTGCACCTCGGGGCAGTCTACCAGTCTCGCCCAGCGAAGGGCTGGCAGGTGCAGGGTGGCGGCGGCTACAAGACTGGCCTACGCCAATGGTCCTACCAACTGGCTTTCGCCGCGCCGGCAGGGAAGAACACCCAGGCCTGGGTGCGCCATCTGCACGACACTGCGTCCAGGCCGGCCGGCAGCCTCTATCCGCGCGTCTTCAACTCCCTCCTAAATCTTTTCGGGGCTGCCGACTACTTCGACTACTTCTGGCTTACCGGCACGACCGTGGGGCTGACCCACCGGGTACGGCGGTGGGATTTGGCCATGGAGGTGGCCGTAGCGGCCGAACGCCATAGCTCCGCGGCCAAGCAGACCGACTTTGCCCTGCTCAGCCCGAGGCGCTGCCAACACCCGAATCCGCTTGTGGACGAGGGCCGCCTGGGCTCGGTGCGGTTCAAGTTGACCGTCGGAGGGCTTGGTTCCGCCTGGAGCGTCACCAGCCATAAGGGCCTGCAGGTGGAAGTAGAGCGCTGCCTGCGCGGCCTGTTCGGCAGCGATTTTTCTTTTACGAGCTATCGGGTCGAAGCGGCTTATGCCACCAGCACCTTTGTGCGTCGCCGTTTGTTGCCCAATCGGTTGGACCTAAGGCTGGTCGCTGGGATGATAGAGGGCTTGGCCCCGAGGCAGCGCTTGGGCACCATAGAGGGGCGGTTGGCGTTCCTCAGCCCCTTTGGCGGATTGCGCACGCTGCACGGCTGGTACGAGGGGAAGAAGTACTTGGGCTTGTCTTGGGAACACAACTTCCGCACGGTGCCCTTCGAGCTTCTTGACCTGCGCTGGCTGGTTGACCAAGGAATTGGGCTGCTCGTGCACGGCGGCGCGGCCCGGACATGGCGTGGCGATTCCTCTTTTCGGGAGGGGGAAGGGCATTTCTCGGCAGGGTTCCACCAGGAGTTGGGCCTGTCTCTCAGCGGGCTCCTGGGCTTTTTGCGATGCGATGTGACCAGGAGGCTGGATCGATCGGCCTGGGCGGTGGGGTTGAGTCTGGCACGGCTGTACTGA
- a CDS encoding tetratricopeptide repeat protein: MKRRSARPFAKLGLLSICLAMTLGGMVLLRAPQALLADDPIGPAPPDPLVLRGIELTVNHHYQEAQSCFDSLANSLPDHPAGPFFKAAVLHSRMLDYESDRGTAEFARLVQEAIASASRRLHQNPSDAWCLFFRGAAYGYRAFHAARQGQYLAAFHDGQLSVQDLEKAVTLDSSLADAYLGIGSYKYWRGKLLRYLSWLPFVPDEREEGIRLIRLAIAKGRYCYLTGLNDLAWVLIDAGRFDEAAQAAQRGLASYPESRFFLWPLAEAYFAKQDYPAAVHWYECLLASVLRAPENNHYNEIICRLKLARAYCALGQADKARMHATTVLSLKLEKEIAQRAKKKLALAREILERCGPPADAP, from the coding sequence TGCCTGGCAATGACCCTTGGGGGAATGGTGCTCCTGCGGGCCCCACAGGCTCTGCTCGCAGACGACCCCATCGGGCCAGCCCCTCCCGACCCTCTCGTCCTGCGTGGCATCGAGCTCACCGTCAACCACCACTACCAAGAGGCGCAAAGCTGCTTTGACTCCTTGGCCAACTCCTTGCCCGACCACCCGGCTGGCCCTTTTTTCAAGGCGGCGGTGCTCCATTCAAGGATGTTGGACTATGAATCGGACCGGGGCACTGCAGAGTTCGCCCGCCTCGTGCAGGAGGCCATTGCTTCTGCCAGCCGTCGCCTGCACCAGAATCCTTCGGATGCGTGGTGCCTTTTCTTCCGTGGAGCCGCATACGGCTATCGGGCGTTCCACGCCGCACGCCAGGGACAATACCTCGCGGCCTTTCACGATGGGCAACTTTCCGTGCAGGACTTGGAGAAGGCAGTGACGCTCGACTCGTCGCTGGCCGATGCCTACCTCGGCATCGGCAGCTACAAGTACTGGCGTGGCAAGCTTCTCCGCTACTTAAGCTGGCTTCCCTTTGTGCCCGATGAGCGTGAGGAGGGAATTCGCCTCATCCGCCTGGCCATTGCGAAGGGGCGGTACTGCTACCTGACCGGTCTCAACGATTTGGCATGGGTCCTCATCGATGCGGGCAGGTTTGACGAGGCAGCGCAGGCTGCACAGAGGGGGTTAGCGTCCTACCCGGAGAGCCGCTTCTTCTTGTGGCCGCTTGCCGAGGCCTACTTCGCCAAGCAGGACTACCCCGCGGCGGTGCACTGGTACGAATGCCTGTTGGCGTCCGTGCTACGGGCGCCGGAGAACAATCACTACAACGAAATCATATGCCGCCTGAAGTTGGCCCGCGCCTATTGTGCCTTGGGCCAGGCCGACAAGGCGCGCATGCACGCCACCACGGTCCTCAGCCTGAAGTTAGAAAAGGAGATTGCGCAGCGGGCGAAAAAGAAGCTGGCGCTGGCCAGGGAGATACTCGAACGCTGCGGTCCTCCCGCAGATGCTCCATGA
- a CDS encoding phosphodiester glycosidase family protein produces the protein MNSRIPKKLLLLLIVALAAFCGIAVADWKESVPVGPGVVHHHEYREAGPWHFHVLEIDLTNPWVAIESVKSNDLLSGGRELTSAMAARSDREGHKVVGAMNADFWETDGTPIGAQVVRGVLIKRPISRSVFAYTDERRPLIDIVTFAGTLISKKGQAAVNGVNESRDTDELIIYNSFYGNNTRTNYWGTEVVAQYLGSDFAVNDTVWLVATTKDSIMAAGHGNAAIPRNGVVLSGHGQASAFLNAHVFVGDTVAVVLRLPPTRKRIVELVGGVPRIIRDGAVSVEWDQEGLTNKNFAYDRHPRTAVGFSADSTKLFFVTVDGRQAGYSVGMSLFELAAYMREWGVHQAVNLDGGGSTTMVVRGRVVNSPSDGTERPVANALLVVSNAPTGPLRVLRISPREAFVLSEGTLRFTVQGFDEFYNPLSLPAGTVAWSCDPWIGSINAQGTFVAGLHDTSGYVYATAGVARDSAMVRITRVAAITLTPNPVVLQVGQTQTITARANDSFGSQISLLATDYHWSVVGEVGTVSATGVFTAVKPGEGEIRAAYRSVVGSAAVYVGLPTDVVVDDFSSLARWSLTGVRVNLPACSLTLDSAVIFSPPTSGKLTYSLATGGTSALYMECSIPLSGTPTAVGVHVYGDGKGHWLRGEFADADGEKFLVNFTPASPGINWSGTWRYLRVSMDSVIVHWSNPAAVLTFPITWKRIYLAETDDNRKDAGVLYFDDFTAHYLQTAVEAPREGALPKAFRLHQNYPNPFNPVTEICFELPHESRVRLDVFNPLGAQVCTVLDQRMSAGPHRVRFDGATLAAGVYLYRLVGEEGVEWRKMVLIR, from the coding sequence ATGAATTCCCGAATCCCGAAGAAACTGCTCTTGCTGCTCATTGTGGCCTTGGCAGCCTTCTGCGGCATCGCCGTAGCGGATTGGAAGGAGAGTGTGCCAGTGGGCCCGGGCGTGGTGCACCACCACGAATACCGGGAGGCTGGCCCATGGCACTTCCATGTGCTGGAAATCGATCTGACCAACCCGTGGGTGGCCATCGAAAGCGTCAAGTCCAACGACCTGCTCTCCGGAGGGCGGGAGTTGACCTCGGCCATGGCTGCCCGCAGCGACCGCGAGGGGCACAAGGTGGTTGGCGCCATGAACGCCGACTTTTGGGAAACCGACGGCACCCCCATTGGGGCGCAGGTGGTGAGAGGCGTGCTCATCAAGCGGCCGATTAGCCGCTCGGTCTTTGCCTACACTGACGAGCGCCGCCCGCTCATCGATATCGTCACCTTTGCCGGCACCCTCATCAGCAAGAAGGGACAAGCAGCGGTGAACGGCGTCAACGAAAGCAGAGATACCGACGAGCTCATCATCTACAACTCCTTCTACGGGAACAACACCCGCACGAACTACTGGGGTACCGAAGTCGTGGCGCAGTATCTGGGCAGCGATTTCGCGGTCAACGATACGGTGTGGCTGGTTGCCACCACCAAGGATAGCATCATGGCGGCTGGCCACGGGAATGCGGCCATTCCGAGGAACGGCGTCGTTCTTTCTGGCCACGGACAGGCGAGCGCCTTTCTGAATGCCCATGTTTTCGTGGGGGATACCGTGGCCGTGGTGCTGCGCTTGCCCCCCACGCGCAAGCGGATTGTCGAGTTAGTCGGTGGCGTGCCGCGCATCATTCGCGACGGGGCCGTCTCGGTGGAATGGGACCAGGAGGGGCTCACCAACAAGAACTTTGCTTACGATCGCCATCCGCGAACGGCAGTGGGCTTTTCTGCCGACTCTACGAAGCTGTTCTTTGTCACCGTGGATGGCCGTCAGGCCGGGTACAGCGTGGGGATGTCCCTTTTTGAGCTCGCCGCGTACATGCGGGAATGGGGTGTGCATCAGGCGGTGAACTTGGATGGCGGCGGCTCCACCACCATGGTCGTGCGCGGCCGCGTGGTGAATAGCCCTTCGGATGGCACGGAGCGGCCGGTAGCAAACGCGCTGCTGGTGGTGAGCAACGCCCCTACCGGACCACTGCGCGTGCTGCGCATCTCGCCACGGGAGGCCTTTGTCCTCTCTGAAGGGACGCTGCGCTTTACCGTGCAAGGGTTTGACGAGTTCTATAACCCGCTCAGCCTGCCGGCCGGCACCGTGGCCTGGAGCTGCGATCCGTGGATAGGGAGCATCAACGCCCAAGGCACGTTTGTGGCCGGACTGCACGATACCTCTGGGTACGTCTACGCCACTGCGGGCGTGGCACGCGACTCGGCCATGGTGCGCATCACCAGGGTGGCAGCCATTACCCTGACGCCCAATCCGGTGGTGCTGCAAGTTGGTCAAACGCAAACTATCACCGCACGGGCCAACGACAGCTTCGGCAGTCAGATCAGTCTGCTGGCCACCGATTACCACTGGTCGGTGGTGGGAGAGGTGGGCACCGTCAGCGCCACAGGAGTCTTCACTGCGGTGAAACCGGGGGAGGGCGAGATTAGGGCGGCGTATCGAAGCGTGGTAGGCTCTGCCGCCGTCTACGTTGGCCTTCCCACGGACGTAGTGGTGGACGACTTTAGCTCTCTTGCGCGCTGGAGTCTGACCGGCGTGCGGGTCAACCTGCCGGCCTGCAGTCTGACGCTTGATAGCGCCGTCATCTTCTCCCCGCCTACCTCCGGAAAGCTCACCTATTCCCTGGCCACTGGGGGGACGAGCGCTCTGTACATGGAATGCTCGATTCCGCTCTCGGGGACACCTACTGCGGTGGGCGTGCACGTGTATGGCGATGGCAAAGGTCACTGGCTGCGCGGGGAGTTTGCCGACGCCGATGGCGAAAAGTTCTTGGTGAACTTTACCCCGGCATCGCCTGGCATCAATTGGTCTGGCACTTGGCGCTACCTGCGCGTGTCCATGGACAGCGTGATTGTGCACTGGAGTAACCCCGCGGCGGTTCTCACTTTTCCAATTACCTGGAAGCGCATCTACTTGGCGGAGACCGACGACAATCGCAAGGACGCCGGCGTGCTCTACTTCGACGACTTTACTGCCCACTACCTGCAGACCGCTGTGGAGGCCCCGCGCGAAGGAGCGTTGCCCAAGGCTTTCCGCCTCCACCAAAACTACCCGAACCCTTTCAATCCGGTCACAGAGATCTGTTTTGAACTGCCCCACGAGAGCAGAGTACGCCTGGATGTGTTCAACCCGCTTGGGGCACAGGTGTGCACCGTGCTGGACCAGAGAATGAGCGCAGGGCCGCATCGGGTGCGGTTCGACGGGGCGACATTGGCCGCGGGAGTCTATCTCTATCGGCTGGTGGGCGAAGAAGGCGTGGAGTGGCGCAAGATGGTGCTCATCCGCTGA